A single region of the Macadamia integrifolia cultivar HAES 741 unplaced genomic scaffold, SCU_Mint_v3 scaffold1114, whole genome shotgun sequence genome encodes:
- the LOC122062800 gene encoding polyadenylate-binding protein 2-like: MVDYACTPEEVQQHFQSCGTVNRVTILTDKYGQPKGFAYVEFLEVEAVQEALLLNESELHGRQLKVLAKRTNVPGMKQFRPRRFNPYMGYRFRRPYIPPYAYSPYGYGKVPRFRRPMRFRPYY, translated from the exons ATG GTGGATTATGCATGCACCCCAGAGGAAGTTCAGCAGCATTTCCAATCTTGTGGTACAGTGAACAGAGTCACTATTTTGACTGATAAGTATGGTCAGCCGAAGGGTTTTGCTTATGTTGAATTTCTTGAAGTGGAAGCTGTCCAAGAGGCTCTCCTTCTTAATGAATCAGAATTACATGGTCGCCAATTGAAG GTCTTGGCCAAACGAACCAATGTTCCTGGTATGAAGCAGTTTCGTCCTAGGCGCTTCAACCCATACATGGGGTACCGATTCAGGAGACCTTATATTCCCCCATATGCTTACTCTCCATATGGATATGG GAAGGTTCCCAGGTTTAGAAGGCCAATGCGTTTCAGGCCTTACTACTGA
- the LOC122062793 gene encoding pyridoxine/pyridoxamine 5'-phosphate oxidase 1, chloroplastic-like isoform X2, translating into MTGKVASSLESLNNPDSVSYLTQKEAAEVDEILMGPLGFSVDQLMELAGLSVATSIAEVYGPNEYGRVLAICGPGNNGGDGLVAARHLHHFGYKPYVCYPKRTPKALYSGLVTQLESLSIPFLSMEDLPIDLSNDFDIIVDALFGFSFLGDPRPPFDDLIRRMVCLHSNDQIHQKSAVIVSVDIPSGWHVEEGDISGEDIKPDMLVSLTAPKLCAKKFCGPHHFLGGRFVPPAIADKFKLHLPPYSGTSMCGRIGKPPAIDISSLRENYISPEFLEDHVEADPIDQFRIWFDDAVAAGLRAPNAMALSTAGKDGKLSSRMVLLKGVDKEGFVWSTNYESRKARAISENPHAALLFYWDSLKRQVNHITAQHIIQLS; encoded by the exons ATGACGGGTAAGGTCGCTTCGTCTCTGGAGAGCTTGAATAATCCGGACTCCGTGTCTTATCTGACACAGAAGGAGGCGGCTGAGGTCGATGAGATCCTTATGGGTCCTCTTGGGTTTAGCGTCGACCAATTAATG GAATTGGCTGGTTTGAGTGTTGCAACATCCATAGCTGAG GTTTACGGACCAAATGAATATGGTCGTGTGCTTGCTATTTGCGGTCCAGGAAATAATGGTGGTGATGGCCTGGTTGCTGCTCGTCATCTGCATCACTTTGGATATAAACCATATGTTTGTTATCCAAAACGTACTCCCAAGGCTCTTTATAGTGGTCTGGTTACTCAG CTCGAATCACTGTCAATCCCTTTCTTGTCGATGGAAGACCTACCTATTGACTTGTCAAATGACTTTGACATAATAGTAGATGCACTGTTTGGGTTCTCGTTCCTCG GAGACCCGAGGCCGCCTTTTGATGATCTCATCCGAAGGATGGTTTGTTTGCACAGTAATGATCAGATACATCAGAAATCAGCTGTTATTGTGTCTGTAGACATTCCTTCTGGGTGGCATGTTGAAGAAGGTGACATAAGTGGCGAAGACATTAAACCTGACATGCTG GTTTCATTAACTGCTCCAAAGTTGTGTGCCAAGAAATTTTGTGGTCCCCACCATTTCCTTGGTGGCAGATTTGTTCCACCAGCTATTGCAGATAAATTTAAACTTCATCTTCCACCATATTCTGGCACTTCCATGTGTGGACGGATAGGAAAACCTCCAGCAATTGACATATCATCTCTAAGGGAGAACTACATATCGCCCGAGTTCCTGGAGGACCATGTGGAGGCTGACCCTATAGATCAG TTCCGCATTTGGTTTGATGATGCAGTGGCAGCTGGTTTGCGGGCACCAAATGCTATGGCTTTATCTACTGCAGGCAAAGATGGAAAACT TTCATCGCGAATGGTCTTGCTTAAAGGAGTTGACAAAGAGGGTTTTGTTTG gTCTACCAATTATGAAAGTCGAAAAGCACGTGCAATATCTGAAAATCCTCATGCAGCGCTTCTATTTTATTGGGATAGTCTTAAGCGCCAGGTGAATCACATTACAGCCCAGCATATCATACAACTGTCTTGA
- the LOC122062793 gene encoding pyridoxine/pyridoxamine 5'-phosphate oxidase 1, chloroplastic-like isoform X1 — protein MMLRRLKRETMRCHCLLTNFLATNRFSTHPPLPPSSFSSFWCPSSPAGFWGWRWSSATLGVGFCWRSAQVRGMTGKVASSLESLNNPDSVSYLTQKEAAEVDEILMGPLGFSVDQLMELAGLSVATSIAEVYGPNEYGRVLAICGPGNNGGDGLVAARHLHHFGYKPYVCYPKRTPKALYSGLVTQLESLSIPFLSMEDLPIDLSNDFDIIVDALFGFSFLGDPRPPFDDLIRRMVCLHSNDQIHQKSAVIVSVDIPSGWHVEEGDISGEDIKPDMLVSLTAPKLCAKKFCGPHHFLGGRFVPPAIADKFKLHLPPYSGTSMCGRIGKPPAIDISSLRENYISPEFLEDHVEADPIDQFRIWFDDAVAAGLRAPNAMALSTAGKDGKLSSRMVLLKGVDKEGFVWSTNYESRKARAISENPHAALLFYWDSLKRQVNHITAQHIIQLS, from the exons ATGATGTTACGTAGATTGAAAAGGGAAACGATGAGATGCCATTGTCTGCTCACCAATTTCCTTGCCACCAATAGATTCTCCACTCACCCTCCCCTTCCTCCTTcatctttctcctccttctgGTGCCCTTCTTCTCCAGCG GGCTTTTGGGGTTGGCGATGGAGTTCTGCAACTCTTGGTGTTGGCTTCTGTTGGAGGTCTGCACAAGTGAGAGGAATGACGGGTAAGGTCGCTTCGTCTCTGGAGAGCTTGAATAATCCGGACTCCGTGTCTTATCTGACACAGAAGGAGGCGGCTGAGGTCGATGAGATCCTTATGGGTCCTCTTGGGTTTAGCGTCGACCAATTAATG GAATTGGCTGGTTTGAGTGTTGCAACATCCATAGCTGAG GTTTACGGACCAAATGAATATGGTCGTGTGCTTGCTATTTGCGGTCCAGGAAATAATGGTGGTGATGGCCTGGTTGCTGCTCGTCATCTGCATCACTTTGGATATAAACCATATGTTTGTTATCCAAAACGTACTCCCAAGGCTCTTTATAGTGGTCTGGTTACTCAG CTCGAATCACTGTCAATCCCTTTCTTGTCGATGGAAGACCTACCTATTGACTTGTCAAATGACTTTGACATAATAGTAGATGCACTGTTTGGGTTCTCGTTCCTCG GAGACCCGAGGCCGCCTTTTGATGATCTCATCCGAAGGATGGTTTGTTTGCACAGTAATGATCAGATACATCAGAAATCAGCTGTTATTGTGTCTGTAGACATTCCTTCTGGGTGGCATGTTGAAGAAGGTGACATAAGTGGCGAAGACATTAAACCTGACATGCTG GTTTCATTAACTGCTCCAAAGTTGTGTGCCAAGAAATTTTGTGGTCCCCACCATTTCCTTGGTGGCAGATTTGTTCCACCAGCTATTGCAGATAAATTTAAACTTCATCTTCCACCATATTCTGGCACTTCCATGTGTGGACGGATAGGAAAACCTCCAGCAATTGACATATCATCTCTAAGGGAGAACTACATATCGCCCGAGTTCCTGGAGGACCATGTGGAGGCTGACCCTATAGATCAG TTCCGCATTTGGTTTGATGATGCAGTGGCAGCTGGTTTGCGGGCACCAAATGCTATGGCTTTATCTACTGCAGGCAAAGATGGAAAACT TTCATCGCGAATGGTCTTGCTTAAAGGAGTTGACAAAGAGGGTTTTGTTTG gTCTACCAATTATGAAAGTCGAAAAGCACGTGCAATATCTGAAAATCCTCATGCAGCGCTTCTATTTTATTGGGATAGTCTTAAGCGCCAGGTGAATCACATTACAGCCCAGCATATCATACAACTGTCTTGA